One Pseudomonas sp. HOU2 genomic window carries:
- a CDS encoding YegP family protein, which yields MSGWYEVSKSSNGQFRFVLKAANAETILTSELYTTRAAADSGIASVQTNSPLDERYEKKTTKDGHPYFNLKAANHQIIGSSESYSNDAACAKGIASVKANGPSKVIKDKTLPVL from the coding sequence ATGTCCGGATGGTACGAAGTGAGCAAAAGCAGCAACGGCCAGTTCAGGTTTGTGCTGAAGGCCGCCAACGCCGAAACCATTCTCACCAGCGAGCTCTACACCACCCGCGCGGCTGCCGACAGCGGCATTGCTTCGGTGCAGACCAATAGCCCGCTGGATGAGCGCTACGAGAAAAAGACCACCAAGGATGGTCATCCTTACTTCAACCTGAAGGCTGCCAACCACCAGATTATCGGCAGCAGCGAGTCGTACTCCAATGACGCCGCGTGTGCCAAAGGCATCGCCAGCGTCAAGGCCAACGGGCCGAGCAAAGTGATCAAGGACAAGACTTTGCCGGTGCTCTGA
- the bglX gene encoding beta-glucosidase BglX, with product MKKLCLLGLFVSLASHQVLAATTPAPLENKDAFISNLMKQMTLDEKIGQLRLISIGPEMPRELIRKEIAAGNIGGTFNSITRPENRPMQDAAMRSRLKIPMFFAYDVIHGHRTIFPIPLALASSWDMDAIGQSGRVAAKEAAADSLDITFAPMVDISRDPRWGRSSEGFGEDTYLTSRIAKVMVKAYQGDTPSAADSIMASVKHFALYGAVEGGRDYNVVDMSPVKMYQDYLPPYRAAIDAGAGGVMVALNSINGIPATANTWLMNDLLRKDWGFKGLAVSDHGAIFELIKHGVAADGREAAKLAIKAGIDMSMNDTLYGKELPGLLKSGEIEQKDIDNAVREVLAAKYDMGLFKDPYLRIGKAEDDPADTYAESRLHRAEARDVARRSMVLLKNQNDTLPLKKDAKVMLVGPLAKAPIDMMGSWAAAGKPAQSVTLFDGMSSVIGDKANLIYARGANITSDKKVLDYLNFLNFDAPEVVDDPRPANVLIDEAVKAAKDADVIVAAVGESRGMSHESSSRTDLNIPENQRELIRALKATGKPLVLVLMNGRPLTILEENQSADAILETWFSGTEGGNAIADVLFGDYNPSGKLPVTFPRSVGQIPTYYNHLSIGRPFTPGKPGNYTSQYFDDTTGPLFPFGYGLSYTRFTLSDMALSSTTLNKTGKLDASVTLKNTGQRDGETVVQLYIQDVAGSMIRPVKELKNFQKIMLKAGEQKVVHFTITEDDLKFYNAQLKYAAEPGKFNVQIGLDSQDVTQQSFELL from the coding sequence ATGAAGAAGCTGTGTTTGCTGGGTCTGTTCGTCAGCCTGGCCAGTCATCAAGTATTGGCCGCCACGACCCCGGCACCCCTGGAAAACAAGGACGCGTTCATCAGCAATCTGATGAAGCAAATGACCCTCGATGAAAAGATCGGCCAGTTGCGCCTGATCAGCATCGGCCCGGAAATGCCTCGCGAGTTGATCCGCAAAGAGATCGCCGCCGGCAACATCGGCGGCACGTTCAACTCGATCACTCGCCCGGAAAACCGTCCGATGCAGGACGCGGCGATGCGCAGTCGCCTGAAGATTCCGATGTTTTTTGCGTACGACGTGATCCACGGTCACCGTACGATTTTCCCGATTCCGCTGGCCCTGGCCTCGAGCTGGGACATGGACGCCATCGGCCAGTCCGGGCGCGTTGCCGCCAAAGAAGCTGCGGCCGACAGCCTCGACATCACCTTCGCGCCGATGGTCGACATCTCCCGCGATCCGCGCTGGGGCCGCAGCTCCGAAGGGTTCGGTGAAGACACCTACCTGACCTCGCGCATTGCCAAAGTGATGGTCAAGGCCTATCAGGGCGACACGCCGAGCGCAGCCGACAGCATCATGGCCAGCGTCAAGCACTTCGCCCTGTATGGCGCGGTCGAGGGCGGTCGCGACTACAACGTCGTCGACATGAGCCCGGTGAAGATGTACCAGGACTACCTGCCACCGTACCGTGCGGCGATCGACGCCGGTGCCGGTGGGGTCATGGTGGCGTTGAACTCGATCAACGGCATTCCGGCCACCGCCAACACCTGGCTGATGAACGACCTGCTGCGCAAGGACTGGGGCTTCAAGGGCCTGGCCGTCAGCGACCACGGCGCGATCTTCGAACTGATCAAGCACGGCGTGGCCGCCGACGGTCGTGAAGCGGCGAAGCTGGCGATCAAGGCCGGCATCGACATGAGCATGAACGACACCCTGTACGGCAAAGAGCTGCCGGGGCTGCTCAAGTCCGGCGAGATCGAACAGAAAGACATCGACAACGCGGTGCGCGAAGTGCTCGCCGCCAAGTACGACATGGGCCTGTTCAAGGACCCGTACCTGCGCATCGGCAAGGCCGAGGATGATCCGGCCGACACCTACGCCGAAAGCCGTCTGCACCGCGCCGAAGCGCGTGACGTGGCACGTCGCAGCATGGTGCTGCTGAAGAACCAGAACGACACCCTGCCGCTGAAGAAAGACGCAAAAGTCATGCTGGTCGGCCCATTGGCCAAGGCACCCATCGACATGATGGGCAGCTGGGCCGCTGCGGGCAAACCTGCGCAGTCGGTCACGCTGTTCGACGGCATGAGCTCGGTGATCGGCGACAAGGCCAACCTGATCTACGCCCGTGGCGCGAACATCACCAGCGACAAGAAGGTTCTGGATTACCTGAACTTCCTCAACTTCGACGCCCCGGAAGTGGTCGATGATCCGCGCCCGGCCAACGTGTTGATCGACGAAGCGGTAAAAGCGGCCAAGGACGCCGACGTGATCGTCGCCGCCGTTGGCGAGTCCCGTGGCATGTCCCACGAGTCCTCCAGCCGCACCGACCTGAACATCCCGGAAAACCAGCGCGAACTGATCCGCGCCTTGAAAGCCACCGGCAAACCACTGGTACTGGTGTTGATGAACGGCCGTCCGCTGACCATTCTCGAAGAGAATCAGTCGGCTGATGCGATTCTGGAAACCTGGTTCAGCGGCACCGAGGGCGGCAACGCCATCGCCGACGTGCTGTTCGGCGACTACAACCCGTCGGGCAAACTGCCGGTGACCTTCCCGCGCTCCGTGGGCCAGATCCCGACCTACTACAACCACCTGAGCATTGGCCGGCCGTTCACGCCGGGCAAACCGGGCAACTACACCTCGCAGTATTTCGATGACACCACCGGCCCGCTGTTCCCGTTCGGTTACGGCCTGAGCTACACCCGGTTCACGCTGAGCGACATGGCGCTGTCGTCAACCACGCTGAACAAGACCGGCAAGCTCGATGCCAGTGTCACCCTGAAAAACACCGGCCAGCGTGACGGCGAAACCGTGGTGCAGTTGTACATCCAGGACGTCGCCGGTTCGATGATTCGCCCGGTGAAGGAACTGAAGAACTTCCAGAAAATCATGCTCAAGGCCGGCGAACAGAAAGTCGTGCACTTCACCATCACCGAAGATGACCTGAAGTTCTACAACGCCCAGCTCAAGTACGCGGCCGAGCCTGGCAAGTTCAACGTGCAGATCGGCCTGGATTCGCAGGATGTGACGCAGCAGAGTTTTGAGTTGCTGTAA
- a CDS encoding aldolase, protein MAKTLALPKAQLVKQALTQMQNTLADNTWTDRQKLALTCRILFENGHDSGLAGQITARGPQPGTYYTQQLGLGFDEITASNLLLVNEDLEVLEGHGMANPANRFHSWVYRARPDVNCIIHTHPTHIAALSMLEVPLQISHMDLCPLYDDCAFLEGWPGVPVGNEEGELIAGALGDKRAILLSHHGQLSTGSTIEEACVIAQLIERAARLQLLAMAAGTIKPIIPQLGREAHDWVSKPKRHAAAFNYYARQNLRQHADCLN, encoded by the coding sequence ATGGCCAAGACATTAGCACTACCCAAAGCGCAACTGGTCAAGCAAGCGCTGACCCAGATGCAAAACACCCTGGCGGATAATACGTGGACTGACCGGCAAAAGCTGGCGCTGACCTGCCGGATCCTGTTCGAGAACGGTCATGACTCCGGTCTGGCCGGACAAATCACCGCTCGCGGCCCACAACCGGGGACCTATTACACTCAACAACTGGGCCTGGGTTTCGATGAAATCACCGCGAGCAATCTGCTGCTGGTCAACGAAGACCTGGAAGTGCTCGAAGGCCACGGCATGGCCAACCCGGCCAACCGTTTCCACAGCTGGGTCTACCGCGCCCGGCCGGACGTGAACTGCATCATCCACACCCATCCGACGCACATTGCCGCACTGTCGATGCTGGAAGTGCCGCTGCAGATTTCCCACATGGATCTGTGCCCGCTGTACGACGACTGCGCGTTTCTCGAAGGCTGGCCAGGCGTGCCGGTTGGTAACGAGGAAGGCGAACTGATCGCCGGGGCACTGGGCGACAAGCGCGCGATTCTGCTGTCGCACCACGGCCAGTTGTCGACCGGCAGCACGATCGAAGAAGCCTGCGTCATCGCCCAATTGATCGAGCGCGCCGCCAGACTGCAGCTGCTGGCGATGGCCGCCGGGACGATCAAGCCGATCATTCCGCAACTGGGTCGCGAGGCCCATGACTGGGTGTCGAAACCCAAGCGCCACGCCGCCGCTTTCAACTACTACGCCCGGCAGAACCTGCGCCAACACGCCGATTGCCTGAACTGA
- a CDS encoding DUF4917 family protein — protein MSDFLDVDATLEDWSALRATADFNGLLVGNGASRAVWDDFGYDSLFENARTVEEKPLSPSELSVFDAMQTRSFEQVLGALKTTSRVNKALAVSSAAPRNRYYAIKEALINAVHAVHIPWRLVQTSTLATLNDELARYRTVFTTNYDLLNYWALQHKSEAIDDLFNGPDASFDLSASASAKPRLLYLHGGLHLVRNQDGTARKLTSTEGTLLGSFAINNTIKTLDDVPLFVTEGPSADKLKTIRSSDYLSFCYEQLLGHAHNLCIFGHALGEQDAHIVRALRLAKPATVAISIYPRSAAFIQHQKRHYAKVFEGTGVALRFFDAKTHALGDPKLSVPVEV, from the coding sequence ATGAGCGATTTTCTGGATGTCGATGCCACCCTCGAAGACTGGAGCGCCCTGCGCGCCACCGCCGACTTCAACGGTCTGCTGGTGGGCAATGGCGCCAGTCGCGCGGTGTGGGACGATTTCGGCTACGACTCGCTGTTCGAAAACGCGCGCACCGTGGAAGAGAAGCCACTGAGCCCGTCGGAACTGAGCGTGTTCGATGCGATGCAGACGCGTAGCTTCGAGCAGGTACTCGGTGCGCTGAAAACTACCAGCCGGGTCAACAAGGCGCTGGCGGTCAGTTCGGCCGCACCGCGCAATCGCTATTACGCGATCAAGGAAGCGCTGATCAACGCCGTGCATGCGGTGCACATTCCATGGCGCCTGGTGCAGACCTCGACCCTGGCCACGCTCAACGACGAGCTGGCGCGTTATCGCACGGTGTTCACCACCAATTACGATCTGCTCAACTACTGGGCGCTGCAACACAAAAGCGAAGCCATCGACGACCTGTTCAACGGCCCCGACGCCAGTTTCGATCTGAGCGCAAGCGCCAGTGCCAAACCGCGTCTGCTGTACCTGCACGGTGGCCTGCACCTGGTGCGCAATCAGGACGGCACCGCGCGCAAACTGACCTCGACCGAGGGCACCCTGCTCGGCAGTTTCGCGATCAACAATACGATCAAGACCCTGGATGATGTGCCGCTGTTCGTCACCGAAGGGCCGAGCGCGGACAAGCTCAAGACCATCCGCAGTTCGGATTATCTGTCGTTCTGTTATGAGCAGTTATTGGGGCACGCGCACAACCTGTGCATCTTCGGGCATGCGCTGGGCGAGCAGGATGCGCACATCGTGCGGGCGCTGCGGCTGGCAAAACCTGCGACCGTGGCGATCTCGATTTATCCGCGCAGTGCGGCGTTCATCCAGCATCAGAAACGGCATTACGCGAAGGTGTTCGAGGGCACCGGGGTTGCGTTGCGGTTTTTTGATGCGAAGACGCATGCGTTGGGTGATCCGAAGTTGTCAGTGCCCGTCGAAGTCTGA
- a CDS encoding LemA family protein: MNVSPTYRSRLQVATLLVLATLLTACGINNIPTLDEQAKAAWGQVQNQYQRRADLIPNLVETVRGYAKHEEATLTAVVEARAKATSIQVDASTLDNPEKLKQFQQAQDQLSGALSRLMVVSERYPDLKANQNFLALQSQLEGTENRIAVARRDFILAVQKYNTEIRTFPGRLWHSVMYSDLPIRETFEATTPGAEKAPEVKF, encoded by the coding sequence ATGAATGTCAGTCCAACCTACCGTTCGCGTTTGCAGGTCGCCACGCTGCTGGTCCTCGCCACCTTGTTGACCGCGTGCGGCATCAACAATATCCCGACCCTTGATGAACAGGCGAAAGCCGCCTGGGGCCAGGTCCAGAACCAGTATCAGCGCCGTGCCGACCTGATCCCCAACCTGGTGGAGACTGTCAGAGGCTACGCCAAGCATGAAGAAGCAACGCTGACCGCAGTGGTCGAGGCGCGGGCCAAGGCGACGTCGATCCAGGTCGATGCCAGCACCCTCGACAACCCGGAAAAACTCAAGCAGTTCCAGCAGGCCCAGGATCAGTTGAGCGGTGCGCTCAGCCGTCTGATGGTGGTCTCCGAACGTTATCCGGACCTGAAGGCCAACCAGAACTTTCTCGCCCTGCAATCGCAGCTCGAAGGCACGGAAAACCGGATTGCCGTGGCGCGGCGCGATTTCATTCTGGCGGTGCAGAAGTACAACACCGAGATCCGCACCTTCCCCGGTCGCCTCTGGCACAGCGTGATGTACAGCGACCTGCCGATTCGCGAAACCTTCGAAGCCACCACCCCCGGTGCGGAAAAGGCCCCGGAAGTGAAGTTCTGA
- a CDS encoding DJ-1/PfpI family protein — MAAKKILMLVGDYVEDYEVMVPFQALQMVGHTVHAVCPDKVAGKTVRTAIHDFEGDQTYSEKPGHLFALNFDFAKVAEADYDALLIPGGRAPEYLRLNEKVLALIRAFDKAGKPIAAVCHGAQLLAAAGVLEGRECSAYPACAPEVRLAGGTFIDIAVTDGHVQGNLATAPAWPAHPNWLAGFLGLLGTQITL; from the coding sequence ATGGCCGCGAAAAAAATCCTGATGCTGGTCGGCGATTACGTCGAAGACTACGAAGTGATGGTGCCGTTCCAGGCCCTGCAAATGGTCGGTCACACCGTGCACGCCGTGTGCCCGGACAAGGTCGCGGGCAAGACCGTACGCACCGCGATCCATGACTTCGAAGGCGACCAGACCTACAGCGAGAAACCCGGACACCTGTTCGCCCTCAACTTCGACTTCGCCAAGGTCGCCGAGGCCGATTACGACGCGCTGCTGATTCCCGGCGGTCGTGCGCCGGAATACCTGCGCCTGAATGAAAAGGTGCTGGCGCTGATAAGAGCATTCGACAAGGCTGGCAAACCGATTGCCGCTGTGTGCCACGGCGCGCAATTGCTGGCAGCAGCAGGGGTTCTGGAAGGTCGCGAATGCAGCGCCTATCCGGCCTGCGCCCCGGAAGTGCGACTGGCTGGCGGCACGTTCATCGATATCGCGGTGACCGACGGCCACGTTCAAGGCAATCTGGCGACTGCACCAGCATGGCCGGCGCATCCGAACTGGCTGGCCGGTTTCCTCGGCCTGCTCGGCACCCAAATCACCCTGTAA
- a CDS encoding TPM domain-containing protein has translation MRVLKIGLVLMLWLFAVSARAELTFPALSGRVVDGAQMIEPSVRAQLSQQLQAHEQATGEQLVVVTVPDLQGTTIEDYGVQLGRHWGIGQKDKNNGALLIVARDERKLRIEVGYGLEDRLTDAQTSVIIHQVITPAFKAGNFSKGISDGVAAMLVVLGGNPLDEPSTVYESSGDPQSDFVSRHPLLFVFLVVLFILTVFVCQMLGILPAGRGGSGGGGGFGGGGFGGGGGGGGFSGGGGSFGGGGSSGGW, from the coding sequence ATGCGTGTGTTGAAGATAGGCCTGGTGCTGATGCTCTGGCTGTTCGCCGTCAGCGCCCGGGCCGAGTTGACGTTCCCGGCGCTGAGCGGGCGGGTGGTGGACGGAGCGCAGATGATCGAGCCGTCGGTGCGCGCCCAGTTGAGCCAGCAATTGCAGGCTCACGAGCAGGCCACCGGCGAGCAACTGGTGGTGGTCACGGTGCCTGATCTGCAGGGCACCACCATCGAGGATTACGGCGTGCAATTGGGCCGGCACTGGGGCATCGGCCAGAAAGACAAGAACAACGGCGCGCTGCTGATCGTTGCCCGTGACGAGCGCAAGCTGCGCATCGAAGTCGGCTACGGTCTGGAGGATCGGCTGACCGATGCGCAGACCTCGGTGATCATCCATCAAGTGATCACCCCGGCGTTCAAGGCTGGCAATTTCAGCAAGGGCATCAGCGACGGCGTGGCGGCGATGCTGGTGGTGCTTGGCGGCAATCCGCTGGACGAGCCGTCGACGGTGTATGAGTCGAGCGGCGATCCGCAGAGCGATTTTGTCTCGCGTCACCCGCTGTTGTTCGTTTTTCTGGTGGTGTTGTTCATCCTGACCGTGTTTGTCTGCCAGATGCTCGGTATCCTTCCCGCCGGCCGGGGTGGCTCCGGTGGCGGAGGCGGTTTCGGTGGTGGTGGTTTTGGCGGCGGTGGTGGAGGTGGGGGCTTCAGCGGCGGCGGGGGCAGTTTCGGCGGCGGCGGTTCGTCCGGCGGCTGGTGA
- a CDS encoding SAM-dependent methyltransferase: protein MSVTAPSAPSAKPTPDHHAQFIELLQTSLEQNGFIKLVLAKYVGEEADLQRIIIKAVTVKAQPNLSFVYRYKTRDITKNLPLSEGVAVIAELLPAAFKNAHLLTVTDEAQLEYSKKGKSSLFKSKPQQLREAPSAEHNREKNRFLDLSRPFLKDLGVTNAQHELIPAMSRKWKQINKFIEVFSHALTSSPLALDKPVRVADFGSGKGYLTFAIHDYLRNTLKAEGEVTGVELREEMVNLCNAAAAKLEHPGLVFKCGDVRSVAPSELDVMIALHACDIATDYAIHTGIRSGASIIMCSPCCHKQIRLQIQSPALLKPMLQYGLHLGQQAEMVTDSLRALFLEACGYETKVFEFISLEHTNKNKMILAVKRAEPVDPAQLLVKIAELKAFYNISEHCLETLLRSDGYL from the coding sequence ATGTCCGTTACCGCCCCATCCGCGCCGTCTGCCAAACCCACGCCAGACCATCACGCCCAGTTCATCGAGCTGCTGCAAACCAGCCTCGAACAGAACGGTTTCATCAAACTGGTGCTGGCCAAATACGTGGGCGAAGAGGCGGATCTGCAGCGGATCATCATCAAGGCGGTGACGGTCAAGGCGCAGCCCAACCTGTCGTTCGTCTATCGCTACAAGACCCGCGACATCACCAAGAACCTGCCGCTGAGCGAAGGTGTGGCGGTGATTGCCGAGCTGTTGCCGGCCGCGTTCAAGAATGCGCATCTGCTGACCGTGACCGACGAAGCCCAGCTCGAATACAGCAAAAAGGGCAAGAGTTCGCTGTTCAAGAGCAAGCCTCAGCAATTGCGTGAAGCACCGTCCGCCGAGCACAACCGTGAGAAAAACCGTTTTCTGGACCTGAGCCGGCCGTTCCTCAAGGATCTGGGCGTGACCAACGCGCAGCATGAGCTGATCCCGGCGATGTCGCGCAAGTGGAAGCAGATCAACAAGTTCATCGAAGTCTTCAGCCACGCCCTGACCTCCTCACCGCTGGCGCTGGACAAGCCGGTGCGGGTGGCGGATTTCGGTTCGGGCAAGGGCTACCTGACGTTCGCGATTCACGATTACCTGCGCAACACGCTCAAGGCCGAAGGCGAAGTCACCGGCGTCGAGCTGCGCGAAGAAATGGTCAACCTGTGCAACGCCGCTGCGGCCAAGCTGGAACACCCGGGGCTGGTGTTCAAGTGCGGTGACGTGCGCAGCGTGGCGCCAAGCGAACTGGACGTGATGATCGCCCTGCATGCCTGCGACATCGCCACCGACTACGCGATCCACACCGGCATCCGTTCCGGCGCGTCGATCATCATGTGCTCGCCGTGCTGCCACAAGCAGATCCGCCTGCAGATCCAGAGCCCGGCGCTGCTCAAGCCGATGTTGCAATATGGTCTGCACCTGGGCCAGCAGGCGGAAATGGTCACCGACAGCCTGCGCGCGTTGTTCCTCGAAGCCTGCGGTTACGAAACCAAAGTGTTCGAGTTCATCTCGCTGGAACACACCAACAAGAACAAGATGATTCTGGCGGTGAAACGCGCCGAGCCGGTCGACCCGGCCCAGTTGCTGGTGAAGATTGCCGAGTTGAAAGCGTTCTACAACATCAGCGAGCACTGTCTGGAAACGCTGCTGCGTTCGGATGGATACCTCTGA
- a CDS encoding ribbon-helix-helix domain-containing protein, translating to MCELYVKADPILYESRSRSLRICGVVTTLRLENQFWDILSEIAEVDGMTTNQLIAKLYEEVMDYRGEVVNFASFLRVSCTRYLGQRRTSASALSVVRAGVK from the coding sequence ATGTGCGAGCTCTACGTCAAGGCCGACCCGATTCTCTACGAATCCCGCTCGCGCTCGCTGCGCATCTGCGGCGTGGTGACGACGCTGCGCCTGGAAAACCAGTTCTGGGACATTCTCAGCGAAATCGCCGAAGTCGATGGCATGACCACCAATCAACTGATCGCCAAGCTGTATGAAGAGGTGATGGATTATCGTGGCGAGGTGGTGAATTTTGCTTCGTTTTTGCGGGTGAGCTGTACGCGGTATCTGGGCCAGCGGCGCACGTCTGCGTCGGCGTTGTCGGTGGTACGGGCGGGGGTAAAATAG
- a CDS encoding dihydrodipicolinate synthase family protein, whose translation MSNIHGIIGYTITPFDAHGEGLDLPALGQSIDRLIDSGVHAIAPLGSTGEGAYLSDAEWDQVAEFSIKHVAKRVPTIVSVSDLTTAKAVRRARFAEAHGADVVMVLPASYWKLTEAEILAHYRAIGDSIGVPIMLYNNPATSGTDMSVELILRIVNGVDNVTMVKESTGDIQRMHKLQLLGDGQVPFYNGCNPLALEAFAAGAKGWCTAAPNLIPQLNLDLYAATLAGDLERARELFYRQLPLLDFILKGGLPATIKAGLRETGLEVGDPRLPVFPLNEAGRGQLKAILKTLR comes from the coding sequence ATGTCCAATATTCACGGCATCATCGGCTACACCATCACCCCGTTCGACGCCCACGGCGAAGGCCTCGATCTGCCGGCACTCGGCCAATCCATCGATCGCCTGATCGACAGCGGCGTCCATGCCATCGCCCCGCTTGGCAGCACCGGCGAAGGCGCTTACCTCAGCGACGCCGAGTGGGATCAGGTCGCCGAGTTCAGCATCAAACACGTGGCCAAACGGGTGCCGACCATTGTCAGCGTGTCCGACCTGACCACCGCCAAAGCCGTACGCCGCGCACGCTTCGCCGAAGCCCACGGCGCCGACGTGGTGATGGTGCTGCCAGCGTCTTACTGGAAGCTGACGGAAGCGGAAATCCTCGCGCATTACCGCGCCATCGGCGACAGCATCGGCGTGCCGATCATGCTCTACAACAACCCGGCCACCAGCGGCACCGACATGTCGGTGGAACTGATTCTGCGCATCGTCAACGGCGTGGACAACGTGACCATGGTCAAAGAGAGCACCGGCGACATTCAGCGCATGCACAAGCTTCAATTGCTCGGCGACGGTCAGGTGCCGTTCTACAACGGCTGCAATCCGCTGGCGCTGGAAGCGTTTGCCGCCGGGGCGAAGGGCTGGTGCACCGCCGCGCCGAACCTGATCCCGCAGCTGAATCTGGATCTGTACGCAGCCACTCTGGCCGGTGATCTGGAACGGGCGCGTGAGTTGTTCTACCGCCAGTTGCCGCTGCTGGACTTCATCCTCAAGGGCGGTTTGCCGGCGACGATCAAGGCCGGGCTACGCGAGACGGGGCTGGAGGTCGGTGATCCGCGGTTGCCGGTGTTTCCGCTGAACGAGGCTGGGCGAGGTCAGCTAAAAGCAATCCTCAAGACCCTGCGCTGA
- a CDS encoding helix-turn-helix domain-containing protein produces the protein MSIRLKLLRKKLGVTLEALAEKSGMTKSYLSKVERGLNTPSIAAALKLAKALNVKVEELFSEDNVSLDSYSLVRSHERQSLAANDQSPGYAVLAHQVSERNLLPFIIYPPREFTDKTFKEHLGEEFLFVHEGQVEVDFMNERVLLERGDALHFNAQKPHRIRSVGEVQAQLLVVVHSSEE, from the coding sequence ATGTCTATCCGTTTGAAATTATTGAGAAAAAAACTTGGCGTAACGCTTGAGGCACTGGCCGAAAAATCCGGCATGACCAAGAGTTATCTGTCGAAAGTCGAACGCGGGTTGAACACTCCGTCGATTGCGGCCGCGCTGAAACTGGCGAAAGCGCTGAACGTGAAGGTCGAGGAACTGTTCTCCGAAGACAACGTCAGCCTCGACAGCTACAGTCTGGTGCGCAGCCACGAACGCCAGTCACTGGCGGCCAATGATCAGAGCCCGGGCTATGCGGTGCTGGCGCATCAGGTCAGCGAACGCAACCTGCTGCCATTCATCATCTACCCGCCGCGCGAATTCACCGACAAGACCTTCAAGGAGCACTTGGGCGAGGAGTTTCTGTTCGTCCACGAAGGGCAGGTGGAAGTGGATTTCATGAATGAGCGGGTGCTGCTGGAGCGCGGCGATGCGCTGCATTTCAATGCGCAGAAACCGCATCGGATCCGGTCGGTGGGCGAGGTGCAGGCGCAGTTGCTGGTGGTGGTGCACAGCAGCGAAGAATGA
- a CDS encoding DMT family transporter, producing the protein MSSRENTGMALGLLGVVIFSLTLPFTRIVVQELHPLLNGLGRALFAAIPAAALLLWRREKWPTWQQVKGLSLVIAGVILGFPVLSAWAMQTLPASHGALVNGLQPLCVALYAAWLSHERPSKAFWACAALGSALVLGYALYTGAGSIQAGDLLMLGAIAVGGLGYAEGGRLAREMGGWQVICWALVLSTPLLIGPVLYLALQHHGAVSAKAWWAFGYVALFSQFLGFFAWYAGLAMGGIARVSQIQLLQIFFTIAFSALFFGEHVEPITWVFACGVIATVMLGRKTAVKSNVGASLLAKGP; encoded by the coding sequence ATGTCCTCGCGCGAAAACACCGGCATGGCCCTCGGCCTGCTCGGGGTTGTGATTTTCAGCCTGACCCTGCCCTTCACCCGGATTGTGGTGCAGGAACTGCATCCGTTGCTCAACGGCCTCGGCCGCGCGCTGTTTGCGGCAATTCCGGCGGCGGCGCTGTTGTTATGGCGGCGCGAGAAGTGGCCGACCTGGCAGCAGGTCAAAGGCCTGAGCCTGGTAATCGCCGGGGTGATTCTCGGCTTTCCGGTGCTGTCGGCGTGGGCCATGCAGACCTTGCCGGCGTCCCATGGCGCACTGGTCAACGGTTTGCAGCCGCTGTGCGTGGCGCTGTATGCGGCGTGGTTATCACACGAGCGTCCGTCAAAAGCCTTCTGGGCCTGTGCCGCGCTGGGCAGTGCGCTGGTGCTCGGCTACGCGCTGTACACCGGTGCCGGCAGCATTCAGGCCGGTGACTTGTTGATGCTCGGCGCAATTGCCGTCGGTGGTCTGGGCTATGCCGAGGGTGGCCGGTTGGCCAGGGAAATGGGCGGCTGGCAGGTGATCTGCTGGGCGCTGGTGCTGTCGACGCCGCTGCTGATCGGGCCAGTCTTGTATCTGGCGCTGCAACATCACGGTGCAGTGTCAGCCAAGGCCTGGTGGGCGTTCGGCTATGTGGCGCTGTTTTCGCAGTTCCTCGGGTTCTTCGCCTGGTACGCCGGGCTGGCGATGGGCGGGATCGCGCGGGTCAGTCAGATCCAGTTACTGCAGATCTTTTTCACCATCGCGTTTTCGGCGCTGTTCTTTGGCGAACATGTCGAGCCGATCACCTGGGTGTTTGCCTGTGGGGTGATCGCGACGGTGATGCTCGGGCGCAAGACCGCAGTAAAATCAAATGTGGGAGCGAGCTTGCTCGCGAAGGGGCCGTAA